From one Humulus lupulus chromosome 8, drHumLupu1.1, whole genome shotgun sequence genomic stretch:
- the LOC133795471 gene encoding uncharacterized protein LOC133795471 codes for MTETRSSIRNLETQVGQLANMLNNRPQGNLPSNTKVNPKEQVQAITLRNGKQIEQPRSPQAVVQNREKGEQSDPAEVTKDHQLSKKSPPVVDEQPVRAMKYPVASDNCYSVDVIEKAVSKRRMNSDALEAILLGDEDDDDDAEIRDYVNWNNSFLPYWKKFQELADAPDKPLTSIQQPPQLELKALPDHLRCIPEEEMQSILNHCHIQQCGGHFDASRTAAKVLQSGFYWPSLFKDVNAFVKAYDRCQRTGNISRRNEMPLQGILEVELFDAAAIRANDASERRSLQLNELDEFRNEAYENTKIYKERTKAWHYKNLVRKEFQPGQKVLLFNSRLRLFPGKLKSRWSGPFTIVRVFPYGFVEVQGNSGDSFKVNGD; via the exons ATGACAGAGACTAGATCTTCTATTAGAAACCTGGAAACACAAGTAGGGCAGTTGGCTAATATGCTTAATAACAGACCGCAGGGAAATTTGCCTAGTAATACTAAAGTCAACcctaaggagcaagttcaggcaattactctgaggaaTGGGAAGCAAATTGAGCAGCCTAGAtctccacaggcagtggttcagaatAGAGAGAAGGGTGAACAGTCTGATCCAGCAGAGGTTACTAAAGACCACCAGCTTTCAAAAAAGAGTCCGCCAGTTGTTGATGAGCAGCCAGTTCGA gcCATGAAGTATCCAGTGGCTAGTGACAATTGctatagtgtggatgtgatagagaAGGCAGTCTCGAAAAGAAGGATGAatagtgatgccttagaggcaatATTATTAGGTGATGAGGATGACGATGATGATGCTGAGATAAGAGATTATGTAAACTGGAATAATTCCTTCCTACCATACtggaagaagtttcaagaatTAGCAGACGCACCTGATAaaccgctaacatccattcagcaACCACCGCAGCTGGAATTGAAGGCTCTTCCAGATCATTT ACGGTGtattcctgaagaagagatgcagtcaATTCTCAACCATTGTCACATTCAACAATGTGGTGGGCACTTTGATGCATCCAGAACGGCAGCcaaggtattacaaagtggtttctattggccttcattattcaaggatgtTAATGCTTTTGTCAAGGCCTATGATAGATGTCAGCGAACTGgtaatatctcgaggagaaatgaaatgcctttACAGGGAATTCTTGAAGTGGAACTTTTTGAT GCTGCAGCAATTAgagccaatgacg CCAGTGAACGAAGGTcattgcaactgaatgaacttgatgagttcagaaatgaggcttatgaaaACACTAAGATTTATAAAGagagaacaaaggcttggcattACAAGAACTTAGTCAGGaaagagttccaaccagggcagaAGGTACTTCTTTTTAATTCAAGATTGAGACTttttcctggcaaattgaagtcaagatggtcaggacCATTCACTATTGTTCGGGTCTTTCCATATGGTTTTGTGGAAGTTCAGGGCAACTCAGGTGATTCTTTTAAGGTCAATGGAGATTGA